A portion of the Limosilactobacillus reuteri genome contains these proteins:
- a CDS encoding transposase — translation MTKHSYDKEFKEQAVQYYLDNKDHMTMNEISKNLGIGASTLHKWIKLFTETGEFGRGSGNFASDKDKEIARLKRQLRDAEGAIEVLKKSIGILSK, via the coding sequence ATGACGAAGCACAGTTATGACAAGGAATTTAAGGAACAGGCCGTTCAGTATTACTTAGATAACAAGGATCACATGACCATGAATGAAATAAGTAAGAATCTAGGTATTGGGGCTAGTACATTACATAAATGGATTAAGCTGTTTACTGAGACTGGGGAGTTTGGCCGTGGCTCTGGTAATTTTGCCAGCGATAAGGACAAGGAGATTGCACGACTAAAGCGCCAACTTCGTGACGCTGAAGGAGCGATCGAAGTATTAAAAAAATCAATCGGGATTCTGAGCAAGTAA